TTCTTAAGATTTTACATGTTTTGACTAAATTCTGTTGTTTTATGTACAAGAAATTCACTTTTAAATTGTTTTCCCTGTAAAGTTTTCAAGTTAGGGAATGTTTATAAGTATCAAAGTAAATTTCCTGTTTGAATTGAGCAGTCTTGGTTTTGTCTTCACTGCATTAACTCAGTAATAGATTTTGTAACGAGTTAAAAGTTAGTATAACACTCTTTTGTGCAGTGTTTTGCTGATAGAGTCAGTCCACTGACATACCTCAGTAGTGACTCAAGACTGCTGTTTTATtgaccactctgcacttttctcCCAGTGTAGGAGTAAACCCACCACTAATCCACCAATTTCTTACTCCACTCAGTCCACCACCACTTGTAGCCACTGGTACTAGAGGACGGCACTCAACTGGCATCATTTACCATCCCCCACAGAACACCGTGGCACTGAcctcctccaacaccaccaccacctccatagCCACCCAGGCAGTGCCCACCATCACCGCCCCCACCACTGTTGCCGTCACCCCGGGCACCACTGTGGCGGGCACCACCGTCGTGCCCACCCAGCCCACCTCCGCCGcacccacccccaccacacagCAGTCGCAAGCCACGTCGGTTGGCTCTGTAAGGCCACGCTCCACGCTGCTTTCTGTtttgctgtggtgctgtgttcTTGTCTTGGCTTGCTGTGCTGTTGTGCTTTTAATCTTGTTTCTTGATGTATTTAATTTTCCCTCATTTGTCTTCTGTGTTATTCTTATGCTGTGATGTGGTGCTCTGTTCTTTGCTGTGTTCTTGCCTTGGCTTGctgtgttcttgtttgtttttttgtgtgtgtgtgtgtgttttcattgtttatttatttatttttttattttattattttttccctacttGCTTTGTTCTCACTCACTTGTGTTCTCTGTGTTGTTCTTATGACATCCTGTGGTGCTGTGTTCTGCTTGCTGTGCTCTTGTCTTGGCTTGCTATGTTGTTCtgctttcattgttttcattcttattccttGGTAGACATGGTTTgtactcactccctcactcacttgtGTTCTCAGTCTTGTCCTTTCTTTGTCCTTGTCTTggttttctttgtactttcatGCTCTGTTCCACTTCCCACATTCTTGCCTTTCTCCCAGTCTTTATTTCATTGCCCTGGTTCACACCCTATTTGACTTCctatgttctttctcttccctgcttCTCATTTCACTTTATTCTCATTATTCTATCTGCTCTATTTTGCCTGCATTATCCttactatttcttctcctttataaCTTTCTCCCACTCAGTTTGTTGTTCTGGTTCACTCTAtgatttcctcttctctctcttcccttcttatctcACTGTTTTATCATCCTATCTGCTCCctgttttgcttgcattttctatattctttttgttgttatcaCCATgccttgtattttattttctcttccctgctTCATTTTCCACCATTTTGTCATGCCATCtacttattttgtttacatcgcccttactctttcttttctgtcatcTTGGCATGCATTCAAACTGGTCTCATTTGCTTCTCATCCCATCTGGCAcatcctcaccctcaccttgcCTTGCTCTTGTTTCCTGGATGATTGCTGTCTTGTACTCTCTCAAATTTAGATTAGTAAGATGGGATTAATGGAGGAGGCTACTTgttccactcttccctctctccgtaGAAGACTTGTGTAGTATCTACTGCCCAGGTTGCATGTAATGAGATGGAGTAGATGCTCTTcgaaatttacttatttatttatttataagttCCAAGTAGGGTTAGAGAAAAAGTGGTTTTAATTCTTTcattgctatttggtacatgttTTCAGAATCAATAATTACTGTAGGGCATCTCTTATTGTTTTACAGCCACCTGCAAACACTGTACTGGCTTAACCTCCCTGATGCTTCTTGCTCTCCATCTGAACTTCCATTGTACTGCCTCcataacttcctcctcctagtttgTCCAGTCTTCACATCCTTACCTGTTACACACTGTTCCACCTCCTCTGTTTTGAAGtaacccattttctttcttgtacacacttataaagatttcatgcttTGTGTTTAGTGTTAGTGTTGCATATTGAAGGGAATGGATTAAAACAGAATATTTCTTCCACAGTGATCTTGTAACCTCTAACTGATATCAGAATTCAGTGTTTATTTCCTGAGGTGAAGGTTGTGAACAAAATTGtaaatcttttttcttttcttttttctctccttttctttcttttctttttctttgtctctttctttcttgtaaacacttataaagatttcatacattgtgcCTGGTGTTGAATATTGTTGGATTGGATTTATATAACTCAATATTGCTTCCTCATTGATCTTGTAACCTCAAACTGGTGTCATAGTTCAAAGTGTTTATTACTGAGGTGAAGGTCATGAACAAAACTCCCCCACAACTTGACATTTCCTCGGCAGCACATTGGGTCAGTTGcagtcaccttttttttcatatgctaGCTTACAAAACCACTTAAGATTTGTTAGATTTGTTCAGGCGCTTACCAACATGAGTGTCTTGGTTTGGGGGCCTACGAAAAGACTGTGGAACTGGCCCATTTGTTATCTGGTTCCACTGTTATTGTCAAGGTGGAGTTTATGGACAGGAGCCTAAAATTTTAACATTCCCACAAAGTTATGTTGAATTTTGGTGGAGCTTGTGAAAAATTGCCCAAAATTCAACGTTTCCATATCACGTTTTTAGTGGAGGTTGTGGATGAGAGGGCCAAATTCCAACATTTCCACAACATTACATTAAATTTTGGTGGATGTCATGGAAAAGAGCacaatttttttacattctcacATCACAATTTTAGTGGAGGTTATGGATAAGAGGCCAAAACTCAATGTTCCCACAAAATCAACATTCACGACACATTTCTGGTGGAAGTCATGGAAAAGACCAAAATTTTAACCTTCCCACATTATCCCAATCTCAGTCCGATGAAGGCTATGAGCAAGGCATCCCAGGACTCACCACTCCCTCTTTCCGCAGCAAACTATATCAGCTGAATCTGCAAAAACGAAATGCAAAAACTTTCTGGCGACGCTGCTCAAGCTGGCCAGCGAGCAGCGGGCGCCGGTGGCCAGAAATGTGCGCACACTGATCCAGGGCTTGATAGATGGCAGGGTGGAGCCCGAGGCCTTCACCGAGGAGCTGCAGAAGGACCTCAACTCCTCCCCGCAGCCATGTCTCGTTCCCTTCCTCAaggtgtgtgtctgcctgtctgtctgtttgtttgtttgtgtgtttgtttgtttagtctGATGCAGAGAGATATTGggtattttctttgtgtgtgtttgtgtgtgtgtattttaaccTAACTCAGAGAGAAATTTGGTACttttgtaggtgtgtgtgtagtttagTCCAACCAAGAAAAATCCAGTACTTTGTTTTATCTCTACCTTTGATTCAAATCCATGAACTCACAAGCACCATCACATCTGTAAATAtgatgcaaaacacacacacacacacacacacacagatgaaagATAAATCATTGATGGAGGTAAAGATACATAACACAAGATAAGAGCACAGAACCCACAAACAAACTAACCAACTGACTCGCTCACTCCTCCCTTGCAGAAAACCTTGCCGTACCTCCGACTGTCCCTGGCGAAGCACGAGCTGACCATAGAGGGAGTGCGGCCGCCACCCTTCACCGCTGTCAGTCCTGTATCCGGCGTCACCACTGTCATACCCGCTGTGagtcactcctcttccttcattcctttcttctttctttcctgcttgctttctcttctttttcttccttttgtcctttccttcctccctccctcccttcctttcttgcatTTTTGTATCACAGGTAATTCCTATCACTGCTTTTACAGTCAGTGGGCATTTGGGTTTCTTTACAgtcctagtgacagattaacaatatttctactttatcaacaggagaaacactcattgagaacccagctagtcatctctatggccttcaGAATCAGACATGGGGAAAGAGCAAAACATTTCAGAAGAGCCTAattcaaacctaacctaacccacagATGTCCATGGCTCGTCCAGTGGCCCCTACCACCTCCGGCACCGTCAGAATGGTTGCCCCCACTGCTGTTGCCTCCGTGTCCACCGCCACTGTGGTGCAGCGGCCGGCCGGCACCACCACTGGCGCCACTGCTGTCGCCGCTGCCGCTACACCCTCCAGAGTAGTGGCTGTGAGTACTGTGGGCTGTGGATGAACTGGGTGGCTGACTGGGTGATTGGCTGTGGGTACTGTGTGGGGTTTGGGTGACTCAGGGTGTGCGtggactggctggctggatagCTGAGGGGTTGGTGTGACTGTGAGGGGTGCATGGTCTGGCTGGGTGTGGGTATTGTGAGGGGGCTGCATGGACTGGGTGGGTGTGAGTACTCTGAAAACTGGCTGAGGGGTTGACATGACCATGAGTACTGTTAGGGTGTGCATGGACTGGGTGGATGGCTGAAGggctgtcttcctctctctcactctctctagtCTCTTCCTGCCCATACACATCAACTTGGTGAAATGTGTGAATGAAATAGTgaaatgatgacaataatgatgaatattaaacctcacctcctccattccccATAAAACCTAGTtggtaaaatgaatgaaatgatgACATGATGACAATACTGATGAATtaaacctctcctcctcctcctcctcctcctcctcctcctcctcctcctcctcctcctcctcctcctcctcctcctcctcctcctccacagccgGTGCGCATGCAGGGGAGCAAGACAGTGGTGGCTGCAGTCCGCCACAACACTCCTGCCGTTGTCGTCgctgccacctccaccaccactaccaccacagctacggccgccaccgccaccgccacaccCTCCGCTGCCGCCCCCACGGCTGCCACGCTGCCGGCCGCCGCTAAGGCTGTCACCGTCAATAAGGCATTGCCCACCAAAGACAAGGATAAGGGCAAAGATAAACTTTTCACCTACAGGTTAGTGGTGGCCTTACCTAACTTGACctttcacctaacctaaccataccttatgtaacctaacctaactttacctgaccttacctaacctaattaaatgTACCTTAACTTaacggatcacctgaagatccgccaccccacagggatcacctgaagatccgccaccccagattgtctcacctgaagatccgccaccccagactctctcacttggttaggttaggttaggttagcctaacctaacctaacctaacctaacaacatgaacgcattaaaaaactgagtggatataaaaaatgcaaaaaaaagtttacttcattaaaagtatgggatcacatgaagatccgccaccccagattgtctcacctgaagatctgccaccccgagtgcggctggggtggcggatcttcaggtgatccaacttaacctaactgtacctcaccttaccttacctaacttaacttgacctaacttaacttaatgtgatcttttaccttacctaacctacccaTACCtgacctctttcctcctctttcatgtattttcctCTAGTTTTTCCTCCagtcccttccttcactcaggCCTTATTAGTTTATCTTTCCTCCAGttacccttctttcctccagtgTCCCCCTCCCCTGGTCAGGTAGGTTACAcccatttctctatttctctttcctcccaacAGTAtatttcccattccttccccatTTATTCTTTgatccttcatttattcagtatcctccccttctccccatcACCTAGGGTACACccatttccttgtttccctcttctttctacaTTTATCCCCCTTTCTCTAGTTTCCTCCTTCAGTTATccaattcctttcctcttctgtcaGTTAAGCTACACCGATTttcccatttccctctcctaCCATATTTATCCTCTttgtttccctgtttccctctcctcctccagcagttcCCATTCTTCTACAtttatcctcctttctctaGTTTCTTCCTTTAGTTATCCAATATCCTTCCTCTGCTGTCATGTCAGTTAGGCTATACCCATTTCCTTGtttcccccattctctctcctaCCAACAGCAAATTTCCCTCTCTAGTCCCTCCTTCAGTTACCCAGTCTACCTCCATCCCCTGCCACCTTCCACCCCATCAGATAGGCTacacctgtctccctctcctcccccagcaGTTCCTATTCTTCTAGCGGCGCAGCGGACGACGACATCAATGATGTGGCGGCGATGGGTGGTGTCAACCTGGGGGAGGAGTCACAGCGCATTCTGGACTCAACCGGCTTCGTGGGGACGCAGATTCGCTCCTGCAAGGACGAGAACTTTCTCTTCAGTGGCCCCCTCAGCCAACGGATAAGACAGATTTGTGAGTGTGgggcagaaggagagagagagagagaggagttaggtttgtgtgtgttaggaagagagagtgggacagggagagagagctgtgtgtgtgtgtgtgtgtgtgtgtgtgtgtgtgttggaataaGAGAGGTTAGAAAATGTTGAGAAGTAATAAGTTATGTTTGGCTGGGAGAGAATTAGatagtgttgagagagagagagagagagagagagagagagaagccagaTATGAGTGTTTTGGGAGAGATGGCTAGAAATTGTTGGGAGAGAATTAAATTAGTTATGTTAGgctgaaagagaagagaggagagagaaagtgttaagagggagagagcagtTAGATATATGAGTATTTTGATAGAGCAGAGggttaggaagaggaagaggttagGTATGTTAGGCTGAGAGTggaatagggaagaaaagagaagtaagatTTATGTGTGTTAGGAGAGGAATAAGTCAGATGGAATGGACTCGATAATcaaccttcttctcctcctcctcctcctcatgcagtcagtcagtctcgccccctcctccttctccttctccttctcttgcagttagtcagtcagtcagtcattctcctcctcctctttcagtcagtcagtcagtctcacctcctcttcctcctcctgcaggttcAAAGTACGGCCTTGATGATGCCCCGAAGGATGTGGTGGCGCTGGTCTCGCACGCCACACAGGAGAGACTCAAGACCATCGTGGAGAAGCTGGCAGTCATCGCAGACCACAGATTAGAGATTAttaaggtgaggcgaggcgaggcgaggctgcTCCTGTCTTGTCTTTGCGTCTGTGACttttctgcttctctgtctgtcatTTCTTCACCTTCCAAGCTGTTCTgtgtttatcttcctctcctttcttgtcagtcttttcctatctttattttctatgtgttttttccacctctatcttcctctcctttcctatcaatcttttctctttcctatcattattttctgtctGACCTTTCCaactccatctccctctcctgttctgtcaatctctttctctccattatttTATACACACAATACAAAGTGACACAAActaaccactctctctccctccctccctccctccctccctccctccctccctccctccctccctccctcagcaaTGTGATGCACGGTACGAGGTGAAGCAAGATGTGAAGGCACAGCTGCGCTTCCTGGAGGAACTCGACAAGCTGGAGAAGAAACGCAAGGatgagcaggagagagagatgcttctGCGCGCTGCCAAGTCCCGCAGCAAATCAGAGGACCCAGAGCAGGCCAAGCTGAAGGCCAAGGCGAAGGAGGTAAGAAGCAGGGGCAGGAGAACACAGGGGGAAGGGTATCTGCTAGACCTATATTTTGAAAACACTTCTGGCTGTACCTCTGTTACTtacaaaaggctctagttgtaGTGatgggtctttaagggtgtttccatgcttctagtgacagattaacaatatttccacgttatcaacaggagaaactcttggaaacccagctaatcatctctgtggtgaagtgacatgggttttaaGGTTGTTtctgtggttctagtgacagattaacaagatttctacattattaactggagaaacactctttagaaacTGGCTAGTCATTTCTGTGGCTTTTGGAAACAGTCAAgtgacaggtttttaagggagtTCTTGTGGTTCTAGTAATAGATTAACAGATTTTCCATATTAGTATctggagaaacacttgagaactgGCTGATCTCTGTGGCTTTGGCAAATAGTcatgaagtgacacaggtttttaagggtgatttCATGGCTTTAGTGAGAatttaacaatatttttacCTAATTATCAGGAGAGACACTGGTAGGAACTCAGCTtgtcacctctgtggccttgacaaatagtcatggtgaagtGAGACGGgatttaaagggtgtttttatggttctaatgacaggtTAAtgacatttctacattatcagtgGGAAAAACAGTCTTGGGAATCTAGCTAAtcacctctgtagcctttgaaaacagtcgtggtgagagatcaAAGCACTTCTGAATACAGGCCTAAGTTTTAATGACCCACACCTTACACCACACCTGTCTCGACCAACAGATGCAGCgtgtggagatggaggaaatgagacagagagatgCCAACCGCACGGCTCTCAATGCACTTCAGGGACCCAAGAAAAAACCCAAGCTAGATCTCAGCGTGGCAGACGAGGTGAGTGTGTGCCCCTGTgtccttacctgtgtgtgtccTGCCTCACCTTACCCTACCTCcctgttgcctctctctctctctctctctctctctctctctctctctctctctctctctctctctctctctctctctctctctctctctctctctctctctctctctctctctctctggtagctaactttttatttttatttatttatttattttttttttacatctcagtttctcattctctctctctctctctctctctctctctctctctctctctctctctctctctctctctctctctctctctctctctctctctctctctctctctctctctctctctctctctctctctctctctctctctctctctctctctctgatttcacCTTTTTATTAAcaagtgttttcattgttttgttctgTTGTGTTAATTTGTTTGATTCTTAAAAGTGTGATGTTGaaatttgtttacttatttattttgtttacttacttATGTGTATATGTTTTGACTATGTAgtgtttattataattttgttaagttttgtacaggtaaacacacacacacagcatgttATTTTACTTCACCTTCACTTTACTTAattacatcaacacacacacacacacacacacacacacaattaattaACCCAAACACCACTCTTATCACACCCAAACCTTCCATGCACCCAAACTCACTATCTTGTATAATACTTCCccctcacccacacctccctcTGCCTCATGTTTATTGCCCCCCTTAACATTTAATTGGGGCGGGTAGATTAATGGGGGTTTATGGTGAAAGATGCTTCTAATGAATATAATTTGAATATAATTGCATTGTAAAAGATTGGGGCAGATTGAATGGGtctgttattttattcatttatatttatttttatttatttatttattttttatttatttatttatttatttatttatttatttatttatttttggggtGGGAttatgtcttgttttcttttgtctttgtctgtttatgtcttttcttttattttctgcttctgttcctcgttctgtctctgttttgtttttttcttcctttctttttctttcttttacttttcctttccttttgtttccttttatttttctttccttttttactttcatttcatatttgtttctctacttgtctttgttttgtttgattctttactgttttgttttttcattccttttcttcttttttttttcttttgcttttctcaTCTTTAGTTTCCTATTTGTGTTCCCTGtctcttgtttcattctttattgttgtgcttttctttctcgttttcctttccctccccttcccttcccttttgttctcatcctactttcccttttttgtttccttgatatccctccctccctccctccctcccacttatCCAACCCAAACAaacccatacatacatacattttcacTATTTACAAACATTGACCTGAAAAATAGCAAGTtataacccacacacacacacacacacacacacacacacacacacacacacacacaggagtagtcattattatttatgttaacacttgcttttctctcttcttgccgaatttttttgtttgtttatttgtgttttcattttctcttctaggGTGGAACATTTAGTGGAACTTTCACCCAGAAGTCGGTAAGCATCTCTGTCATCTTTGCTgtctgtgtactactactattactattactaccctgcgttactattatcattactgtgcCACTGCTGTCCTTTACCATTTTTCTTAAGTCTACGCTACTCCCCGGcagttttctttgatattttttaCGGTCTCATTGTTCTGCCGTATATTTTGGGACCTGTGACTTTTTTCCTATGTATATTAATTGTTGGTATCACTGTGCTGTATTTGTTGAATGGAttaatgccttttttttatcatttttcatcAAGAAGTGACCCAAATGATGCTTACAATATTCACTGTAATACCCAAGTACAGTGTTTACAAGTCCCTTTTTGAAACTGCATTGTTTGTGGACATTGCCTTGTTTTGGAGGGTTATAGCTTGTGACCTCAGTTGTGACCCCGGCTGTGACCCCACTTGTGACCCAAGCCCTCAGTGTTCCCTCAAACCCCAAGGCTGCTGGATGTGCCTGAGGTGTCTTGGTCCTGCtgctccctgcccctcccttgGTTCAGCCTGCCCCTCTTGTCCTCCTTTGCTGTGCCCTGGTGCTGTGTGATGGCtttgtctgggtgtgtgtgtgtgtgtgtgtgtgtgtgtgtgtgtgtgtgtgtgtgtgtgtgtgtgtgtgtgtgtgtgtgtgtgtgtgtgtttctgtctgcctgtctgtctgtgtctgtctgtctgtgtgtgtgtgtgtgtgtgtgtgtgtgcagtggtgaggtgtgtggtgtgacTTTAAGGAGAAGTGTAGGTAGAGATGGTGTGCAAGTGTGGTGGgtaggtgtagtggtggtggtggtgctggtggctgaCAGTGCCTGGTGCCAACAGATGCCGCTGCGGCCGCGCATCAAGAGGGTTAACATGCGGGACCTCATGTTCCTgatggagcaggagaaggagctCAACAAGTCACCGCTGCTCTACCGCTCTTACCTCAAGTAGCCGGCCGGGGGGCTGCCGGGTGACGCTGCCTCTCCCCCCGCCGCTGGGGGAGTGCCGGGCCATGCTGCCCCTCCTCTCTCGTGGGTGAGTGCCAGGTGAAACTGCCTCTCCTCTCTGCAGTGCCGCGGAGTGGCCCGCCGGCCAGCGCTGGCGGGGTGGAAGATCTGTGATTCTCTCATGCAGCATGTCAAGTGTCTTATCACCGCGTGGCCTCGGGGCCGAGACCGCTCCGGGGACTGTGATGGGCCGGCCGCCCGGCCACCCGCCGAACATTGCCTCAGGCCCGGCCGGCACCAGTGGACGTGCGAACAGTGGCTTACACACCAGAGAAGGTACAACCAAACCTTTTATTCCCTAAATATATAGTATCAACCCTATTTTGTGCATGAACCATGTAAATATTTCTTGGATAggaaaatctttaaaatatttttATCCGATGCCCGTCGTCGCCACGTTACGGAAACTGAGGAGAACCTTTGATACGCAGCCTCTGTAGATACTGTACAGTTTTTAAGACTTGAGGCCTTTTCTGTTATTGTGTTGTTCTTGTACCACAGAGCTACGGTTTGTCTTGCATGCACGGGGCACCGCACAGCCAGggcgccgctgccgccaccgctGCCGTCGCCACGGGGGCCGCGGCCAGCAAAGTTGCCAAAGACGTAAGCTTCTCTTTTCACCGTGGCCCCGGTGgtgcggcggtggcggtggcagcaGCAGGGGAGAGTTGTTAATACAttgtgctggaggaagggaaaaccTTAACTGTAAGACATATGCAAGATGACATTAGGTAAAGAAGTCTACTGTACTTTGTAAGAAATTGTGTAGATGTTGAGGAGACTTTCTTATGATTTGTACTGCTGTACTTGCACCTGATTTTATTGTTACTTCTGCTTCAATTGGCTTGTATTCTCACTTGGTTGAACAAGACTGCTCCTTTGCCGCGCCGCCTGTGTCTGTCGGCACAAGGCTTGCCGGCcaggcggcagcggcggtggtggcggcggtggcacAGACACACGGTGGCCCGGCCGCAGCACAAGATCTTCCACCAGTGGCCGggcgctgccgctgccgccgcggTGCCCTGCAGCGTGCCGCGCCAAGTCCTGCAGTGTGGCACTGCTGGCGCTGGGCCCTCGCTCTCTTGGTGTGTCGTGCAGCACACATGGGTGGCTGCCCCAGACACCTGCCGCCCCATGTGCCGCCCTGCCCTGCTGCTGCTCGTGCCGCTCATCCAAAGGGTGTGGTGCTGCAGGGCGCCCAGCACTGCCGCCAGCACGCCTTAGGCACACCCTGACGGGGCGCCTTCCTGCTTCACCAAAACACAAAACGAGAGAGAACAGTGACGCGCCGCGGCTTTCACTCCTTCCATTCTTGCTTCCCTGGTCTGCCCCGCGGGGCGGCGGCCGGCCACTGGACGCACATGTCCGTGGTGCTGGGacgtggtggcagcagtggcggCACGAGTGCgcagggcggtggtggtggcggggacgCGCTGAAACAGGTACAACAATGAAGACCAATTGTAGCTAAGCATTTTGTACTGTGTGTCAAGGATGCTGTGCCTCTGTAATGTGTTTTTGTAATTATATGTTGTTATACAGTTTTGGTTGCTTTTATCTTGCGGTAACCAGAGGGGAGTGTCCAGGCAGTTCTGTgtcagacagatggacagacagacaggagaggagggaaggggatgagTCGTGCTGGAGGAAGTCAGTTGCTGTTTTGAGTTCTGACAATTTTGTGTTTTCCCGATTGTTTTCTCATCCCAGTAGTCACATTGCGGAGTGGAAGGAAGCGTGGCCTGTGCACCGTGTCCTGGGGTCTGTTTATTTCCACACTCATCACCATAGTCACCATAAATCAGTTCCTAGAgtggcaggagaaggagaaggaagacttaAACAGTTGAGGCTGCAGCACAAGCAACAACCAAAACATGAACACAAGGCACCTCTATCACCTTCATTCCACTGAACACAAGGACACCCACACCAGTCTGTCTTACCCTGAGGGACCATTAGGACCTGTACAGCCGTGTGTGAGGGAGCCAGGATGTCAGGAGAAGCAGGGACAAGGAAGGGAGCTGTGTACTGAAGGGGTGTTGGTAAGGGAAGATTATATAGTGCTGGTTT
The sequence above is drawn from the Scylla paramamosain isolate STU-SP2022 chromosome 44, ASM3559412v1, whole genome shotgun sequence genome and encodes:
- the LOC135094089 gene encoding transcription initiation factor TFIID subunit 4-like isoform X1, whose amino-acid sequence is MSKPGTVTAVPSSGQAGAVPLPQSMQILNMRPGQTIKTTQGTTITPRMILNQAQVLPAGIRPGQPGQITLGPLQGLPPGAQGHLLVKTENGQLQLLRVNTASATPGPLPAAVTTTTTLQQPPNAAYRFQPPQAGSVAVRSVMATSAGARSTAILLQSQPSNTVALTSSNTTTTSIATQAVPTITAPTTVAVTPGTTVAGTTVVPTQPTSAAPTPTTQQSQATSVGSQTISAESAKTKCKNFLATLLKLASEQRAPVARNVRTLIQGLIDGRVEPEAFTEELQKDLNSSPQPCLVPFLKKTLPYLRLSLAKHELTIEGVRPPPFTAVSPVSGVTTVIPAMSMARPVAPTTSGTVRMVAPTAVASVSTATVVQRPAGTTTGATAVAAAATPSRVVAPVRMQGSKTVVAAVRHNTPAVVVAATSTTTTTTATAATATATPSAAAPTAATLPAAAKAVTVNKALPTKDKDKGKDKLFTYSSSYSSSGAADDDINDVAAMGGVNLGEESQRILDSTGFVGTQIRSCKDENFLFSGPLSQRIRQICSKYGLDDAPKDVVALVSHATQERLKTIVEKLAVIADHRLEIIKQCDARYEVKQDVKAQLRFLEELDKLEKKRKDEQEREMLLRAAKSRSKSEDPEQAKLKAKAKEMQRVEMEEMRQRDANRTALNALQGPKKKPKLDLSVADEGGTFSGTFTQKSMPLRPRIKRVNMRDLMFLMEQEKELNKSPLLYRSYLK